Within the Anaerolineae bacterium genome, the region GCTCTTGATGTTTTTAATTTCTTCAACAATCATTGTCTTTTCCCTAATCCAGCTCAAATTCCTTTTGCCAATCTATATCCTGATCCAGCGGCTTTTGTTTCTTTTTTTCCAACAGGTAATTACCCATAATAAGATAATCCATATTGGTTCGCATAAAGCACAGATAGGCGTCTTCAGGGGTGCATACAATCGGCTCCCCCCTGACGTTAAATGATGTGTTTATGATTACCGGGCATCCATGTTTTTCGTCGAATTTTGCGATCATTTTATAATATAAAGGATTGTCTTCCATGCTTACAGTTTGTATGCGGGCGGAGTAATCAACATGTGTTACCGCCGGAATAACAGAACGTGAAACATGAAGTTTTTCAAGGCCAAAGAGTCTTTGTTCTTCTTTTGACATCTCCCTGCGAATTTCTTTTTTTACCGGGGCTACTAATAGCATATAAGGGCTTTCCGTATCTATTTCAAAAAAGTCGGAAGCCTTTTCTTTTAGTATGGAAGGTGCAAAGGGGCGGAAACTTTCACGGAATTTTATCTTCAGATTCATTGTTTCCTGCATCTTCTGGGAGCGAGCATCTCCGATAATTGAACGGCTCCCCAATGCCCTGGGGCCGAATTCCATCCGCCCCTGGAACCAGCCAACAACCTTTTGATCTGCTATCAAATCAGCAATTCTTTCAGGAATTTCTTCATCAGATGATTCCTCGTAAGGAATAGCCTTGTTTTTCAGGTATTCTAATATATATCTGTTTTCAAATTCCGGCCCAAGGTATGATGTTTTTTGAGTTCCCTTTCCCGCATCTAAACATCTCTGATTCCCCAGATACTGATGCCATACAAACAGGGCTGCTCCGAGCGCTCCTCCGGCATCACCGGCGGCAGGCTGTATCCAGAGTTTGTCAAATGGGCCTTCGCGCAAGATTCTTCCATTGCCGACACAATTCAAAGCCACACCACCCGCAAGGCAAAGATTTTTCTGATTGGTTTCTTTATGGATGTGTCTTACCATCCGGAGTATTACTTCTTCAGTTATATCCTGAACTGAACGGGCAAGGTCCATATCCCGCTGGGTCAATTGTGATTCAGGTTTTCGAGGAGGGCCTCCGAATAATTTCCCAAATTTTTTGCTGGTCATCGTAAGACCGGCGCAGTAATTAAAGTACTCCATGTTCATTTTGAAAGAACCATCCTCTTTAAGATCCATCAACTCTGAAAGGATCAGGTCTTTATATTCAGGTTCACCGTATGGCGCCAATCCCATTAGCTTATATTCACCGGAGTTGACTTTAAAACCGGTGTAATAAGTAAAGGCGGAATAGAGAAGACCCAGAGAATGTGGAAAATGAATCTCGGATAAGATTTTTATATTATTATCTTTGCCAATGCCATAACTGGTGGTTGCCCATTCACCTACCCCGTCTATGGTAAGAAAAGCAGCTTCCTGAAAGGGTGACGCAAAAAATGCGCTTGCGGCATGTGACTCATGATGTTCAGGAAAGATGATTTTTCCTTCAAAGCCAAGTTCCTTTTTAATAAACTCTTTCATCCATAATTTCTGCTTTACCCATAAAGGCATTGCCTTGATGAACGATTTAATTCCAACCGGCGCATAAGCCAGGTAGGTCTGCAGAATACGTTCAAATTTGATAAAAGGCTTGTCGTAAAAGGCAACAAGGTCCAGGTTTTTCCCATTCAAACCACCTTCTTTAAGACAATAGTTTATGGCGTTACGAGGAAAAGCAAAGTCGTGTTTTTTGCGGGTAAAGCGTTCTTCCTGGGCTGCGGCGACAATTTCACCGTTCTGCACAAGACAGGCGGCGCTGTCATGATAAAATGCTGAGATTCCTAAGATATCCATATTAATTTATCCTACACATA harbors:
- a CDS encoding carbamoyltransferase, giving the protein MDILGISAFYHDSAACLVQNGEIVAAAQEERFTRKKHDFAFPRNAINYCLKEGGLNGKNLDLVAFYDKPFIKFERILQTYLAYAPVGIKSFIKAMPLWVKQKLWMKEFIKKELGFEGKIIFPEHHESHAASAFFASPFQEAAFLTIDGVGEWATTSYGIGKDNNIKILSEIHFPHSLGLLYSAFTYYTGFKVNSGEYKLMGLAPYGEPEYKDLILSELMDLKEDGSFKMNMEYFNYCAGLTMTSKKFGKLFGGPPRKPESQLTQRDMDLARSVQDITEEVILRMVRHIHKETNQKNLCLAGGVALNCVGNGRILREGPFDKLWIQPAAGDAGGALGAALFVWHQYLGNQRCLDAGKGTQKTSYLGPEFENRYILEYLKNKAIPYEESSDEEIPERIADLIADQKVVGWFQGRMEFGPRALGSRSIIGDARSQKMQETMNLKIKFRESFRPFAPSILKEKASDFFEIDTESPYMLLVAPVKKEIRREMSKEEQRLFGLEKLHVSRSVIPAVTHVDYSARIQTVSMEDNPLYYKMIAKFDEKHGCPVIINTSFNVRGEPIVCTPEDAYLCFMRTNMDYLIMGNYLLEKKKQKPLDQDIDWQKEFELD